A stretch of Lathyrus oleraceus cultivar Zhongwan6 chromosome 6, CAAS_Psat_ZW6_1.0, whole genome shotgun sequence DNA encodes these proteins:
- the LOC127097905 gene encoding glutathione S-transferase L3 isoform X2, whose product MATTTVRPPPLTSTSEPPPLFDGTTRLYISYTCPFAQRVWITRNYKGLEDKIELVPIDLQDRPAWYKEKVPSLEHNGKVLGESLDLVKYVDANFEGAPLSPNDPAKKEFAEQLLSHLDTFLKDLYGSLKGDTVQQAGSAFEYLENALGKFDDGPFLLGQFSLVDIAYVPFVERFHIILPELFKYDITEGRPKLAAWIEELNKIDAYTETKVNPQETVDTYKKRFLPQQ is encoded by the exons ATGGCCACTAC CACCGTTCGTCCTCCTCCGCTAACTTCAACTTCGGAGCCACCTCCTCTTTTCGACGGAACCACCAG GCTGTACATCAGTTATACTTGCCCCTTTGCACAACGTGTATGGATCACTAGAAATTACAAG GGACTAGAAGACAAGATCGAATTGGTTCCTATTGACCTGCAAGACAGGCCTGCATGGTATAAAGAAAAG GTGCCATCTTTGGAGCACAATGGCAAGGTATTGGGAGAAAGCCTTGATTTAGTTAAATATGTTGATGCCAACTTTGAAGGAGCACCACTCTCTCCCAAT GATCCTGCCAAAAAAGAGTTTGCTGAGCAGTTGTTATCCCATCTGGATACCTTTCTCAAAGATTTGTACGGATCGTTGAAAGGGGATACTGTGCAACAAGCCG GTTCTGCTTTTGAATACTTGGAGAATGCCCTTGGTAAATTTGATGATGGCCCCTTCCTTCTTGGTCAATTCAGTTTG GTGGATATTGCGTATGTTCCGTTCGTTGAGAGATTCCACATTATCCTTCCTGAGTTGTTCAAGTATGACATAACAGAAGGAAGACCTAAACTTGCAGCATGGATCGAG GAGCTGAACAAGATTGATGCTTATACAGAGACAAAAGTGAATCCTCAAGAAACTGTTGATACTTACAAGAAACGTTTTCTG CCTCAACAGTGA
- the LOC127097905 gene encoding glutathione S-transferase L3 isoform X1 has product MATTTVRPPPLTSTSEPPPLFDGTTRLYISYTCPFAQRVWITRNYKGLEDKIELVPIDLQDRPAWYKEKVYPENKVPSLEHNGKVLGESLDLVKYVDANFEGAPLSPNDPAKKEFAEQLLSHLDTFLKDLYGSLKGDTVQQAGSAFEYLENALGKFDDGPFLLGQFSLVDIAYVPFVERFHIILPELFKYDITEGRPKLAAWIEELNKIDAYTETKVNPQETVDTYKKRFLPQQ; this is encoded by the exons ATGGCCACTAC CACCGTTCGTCCTCCTCCGCTAACTTCAACTTCGGAGCCACCTCCTCTTTTCGACGGAACCACCAG GCTGTACATCAGTTATACTTGCCCCTTTGCACAACGTGTATGGATCACTAGAAATTACAAG GGACTAGAAGACAAGATCGAATTGGTTCCTATTGACCTGCAAGACAGGCCTGCATGGTATAAAGAAAAGGTTTATCCTGAAAATAAG GTGCCATCTTTGGAGCACAATGGCAAGGTATTGGGAGAAAGCCTTGATTTAGTTAAATATGTTGATGCCAACTTTGAAGGAGCACCACTCTCTCCCAAT GATCCTGCCAAAAAAGAGTTTGCTGAGCAGTTGTTATCCCATCTGGATACCTTTCTCAAAGATTTGTACGGATCGTTGAAAGGGGATACTGTGCAACAAGCCG GTTCTGCTTTTGAATACTTGGAGAATGCCCTTGGTAAATTTGATGATGGCCCCTTCCTTCTTGGTCAATTCAGTTTG GTGGATATTGCGTATGTTCCGTTCGTTGAGAGATTCCACATTATCCTTCCTGAGTTGTTCAAGTATGACATAACAGAAGGAAGACCTAAACTTGCAGCATGGATCGAG GAGCTGAACAAGATTGATGCTTATACAGAGACAAAAGTGAATCCTCAAGAAACTGTTGATACTTACAAGAAACGTTTTCTG CCTCAACAGTGA